In Rhodomicrobium lacus, the following proteins share a genomic window:
- a CDS encoding UPF0262 family protein, producing MPERTKADPSARLIEVNIDEASMGANALEIEHERRVAIFDLLEENTFELLAGPRGPYKLDIAMIEQKLVIAVRTNGAAEADATFILSLNPFRRLVKDYFLICESYFEAIKTAPPSRIEALDMARRALHDDGSKLLQERLEGKVRMDSPTSRRLFTLLCALHWRG from the coding sequence ATGCCGGAGCGAACTAAGGCAGACCCTTCGGCGCGGCTGATCGAAGTCAACATCGATGAGGCTTCGATGGGCGCGAATGCGCTCGAAATCGAGCACGAGCGCCGCGTCGCGATCTTCGACCTCTTGGAAGAGAACACCTTCGAACTCCTTGCCGGACCGCGAGGGCCGTACAAGCTCGACATCGCGATGATAGAGCAGAAGCTCGTCATCGCGGTGCGGACGAACGGCGCCGCCGAAGCCGACGCCACCTTCATCCTGTCGCTGAATCCGTTCCGCAGACTGGTGAAGGACTATTTCCTGATTTGCGAGAGCTATTTCGAGGCCATCAAGACCGCACCGCCCAGCCGCATAGAGGCGCTCGACATGGCGCGCCGCGCGCTGCACGACGACGGCAGCAAGCTCTTGCAGGAGCGGCTCGAAGGCAAGGTCCGAATGGACTCGCCAACGTCGCGGCGGCTGTTCACGCTGCTCTGCGCGCTGCACTGGCGCGGCTGA